GAAAAAGTGCAAGAAAACAGAATGGAAAATACAGGTACAGACACTTCACATAACAAGATAATTTGAGTGTACTAACTTCTGTAATTACCTCAACTGTAGTCTATAAGAGAATGATATTGACACCCTTGTTTGTGTACTGCACAACACCAGAGCCATATGAATAGAAGAATACTATACAAGTACCTACAGTTGAAATcaaaggtttacatacacttaggttagagtcattaaaactcgtttttcaaccaccaccattttcttgttaacaaactatagatttggtAAGGCAGTTAggactcgtttttcaaccactcccccaaatttcttgttgacaaactatagttttggtaaatcggttaggacatctactttctgcatgacacaagtaatttttccaacaattgtttacagattatttcacttataattcactatcacaattccagtgggtcagaagtttacatacactaagttgactgtgcctttaaacagctttgaaaattccagaaaactacgtcatggctttagaagcttctgataggctaattgacatcatttgagtcaattggagatgtacctgtggatgtatttcaaggcctaccttcaaactcagtgcctctttgcttgacatcatgggaaaatcaaaagaaatcagacaaattgtagacctccacgagtctggttcatccttgggagcaatttccaaatgcttgaacgtaccacgttcatctgtacaaacaatagtgcgcaagtataaacaccatgggaccatgcagccgtcataccactcaggaaggagacgcgttctgtctcctagagatgaacctgctttggtgcgaaaagtgcaaatcaatcccagaacaacagcaaaggaccttgtgaacatgctggaggaaacaggtacaaaagtatctatatccacagtaaaaagaaagctatatcgacataatctgaaaggccgctcagcaaggaagaagccactgctccaaaaccagcataaaaaagccagactatggtgttgcaactgcacatggggacaaagatcgtactttttggagaaatgtcctctggtccgatgaaccaaaaatagaactgtttggccaaaatgaccatcgtcatgtctggaagaaaaagggggaggcttgcaagccgaagaacaccatcccaaccctgaagcacgtgggtggcagcatcatgttgagggggtgctttgctgcaggagggactggtgcacttcacaaaattgatggcattgaggcaggaaaattatgtggatatattgaagcagcatctcaagacatcagtcagaaagttaaagcttggtcgcaaatggttcttccaaatggacaataactccaagcatacttccaaagttgtggaaaaatggcttaaggacaacaaagtcaaggtattggagtggccatcacaaagccctgacctcaatcctatagaaaatttgagggcagaattgaaaaagtgtgtgcgagcaaggaggcctacaaacctgactcagttacaccagctctgtcaggaggaatgggctaaaattcacccaacttgttgtgggaagcttgtgggaggctacccgaaacatttgacccaagttaaacaatttaaaggcaataataccaaatactaattgagtgcatgtaaacttctgatccactgggaatgtgatgaaagaaataaaagcttaaataaataattctctactattattctgacatttcacatttttaaaataaagtggtgatcctaactgacctaagacagggaatatttactaggattaaacgtatttggctaaggtgtacgtaaacttcttacttcaactgtatatggccaCCGCAGATGTCATTCACTAACTAACATTAGCTTGTATACATAGCCAGAGCCACTATTCAGTTGCAAATGAATGGTAGCATGGTCTTGTTTGAATGCAGaaaccacatcatgatgctgtAACTATAAAACTGTTTCTTTCACTTTCAGATTTCCAGATAGGACAGCTACATCCCTGACCTCATCAAAGGGGAGTAGGATGGAGgagtgcatgcacgcacacacacacaagatagtACTTTTCAAAAATGTCTTAGTGAAAAACTCAAATTCAAATAAAGGCATGCAAAGGCAAAGCGGTCATGTTTTGGTCCTTAGTGTACCACCTTAGCTTTAGAGGTTATAATAAGGTAAGAAACACAGCAAATTCCTCTAGGTATTTGAAATTATATCCATTTAATTTTGATATTATGGAATCTGGTTGGTTTCAATCCATATCGCAGAAGTATCACAGAAGATCTGCGTTATAGCTtgattgaaatgtaaaggcaatTGTCATGGTAAactctgcatatgtcggctcaatcggaaattacctttacattttaaCACGAATCTtctgcgatacggattgaatccagtCCTAAAACAGCATATGCTGAGGAGAGGACTGAGGCCTTCTGCACCTTACAGTACATATTTTATGCAGCACTTACTGTATGTAGGTAAAAGCAAGAGTCAAAACAGTCAATCTTCCGTTACTGACAACGCAGTCAAAACAGTCAATCTACCGTTACTGACATCGCAGAGTCAAAACAGTCAATCTACCGTTACTGACAACGCAGAGTCAAAACAGTCAATCTACCGTTACTGACAACGCAGAGTCAAAACAGTCAATCTACCGTTACTGACATCGCAGAGTCAAAACAGTCAATCTACCCTTACTGACAACGCAGAGTCAAAACAGTCAATCTACCGTTACTGACAGCGCAGAGTCAAAACAGTCAATCTACCGTTACTGACATCGCAGAGTCAAAACAGTCAATCTACCGTTACTGACAACGCAGAGTCAAAACAGTCAATCTACCGTTACTGACAACGCAGAGTCAAAACAGTCAATCTACCGTTACTGACAACGCAGAGTCAAAACAGTCAATCTACCGTTACTGACAACGCAGAGTCAAAACAATCAATCTACCGTTACTGACAACGCAGAGTCAAAACAGTCAATCTACCGTTACTGACATCGCAGAGTCAAAACAGTCAATCTACCGTTACTGACAACGCAGAGTCAAAACAGTCAATCTACCGTTACTGACATCGCAGAGTCAAAACAGTCAATCTACCGTTACTGACAACGCAGAGTCAAAACAGTCAATCTACCGTTACTGACAACGCAGAGTCAAAACAGTCAATCTACCGTTACTGACAACGCAGAGTCAAAACAGTCAATCTACCGTTACTGACAACGCAGAGTCAAAACAGTCAATCTACCGTTACTGACAACGCAGAGTCAAAACAGTCAATCTACCGTTACTGACAACGCAGAGTCAAAACAATCAATCTACCGTTACTGACAACGCAGAGTCAAAACAGTCAATCTACCGTTACTGACAACGCAGAGTCAAAGGCATTGGGCGCTAAAAGCTAAATAACAATGCATTTCATTTACTATTCCACTGATGCAAAATAAAGCCTTGTTATCTTGTTGTTAGGGCAGACATTTGTGCAGACTCAGACTGTTCTCACATTATTACACTACAATCAAGACCCTGAAAACCTAGATGAGATGGATTCAAAAATATATAATACATTGTAATGGTTTCAAAATGGTTGTTTTCGTAAATGAATAGGCACATCTGCAAGGCAACAATAACGAAAGAATTTAAAACACTAAAACAACCCCCAAAATGGCACCAAATAACAGAATGTCAATGATTTAGAATTTTAAAACGTTGACAACAAAGGCCTCTGAAATGATTGGAACATGTGTGGATGGAATGGGAATGTTCCCCCAGGGTTCCATCTCAGAATATGGCTGATCTatctggaacacaaacatctgtgGTAGGATGCCATCTGAGCTAGGAAACTGAGTTATGGTTGAGTCGGAATGAGCTGTAATGAACCCAATGCGACCTCTTGCACCCACCCAATCCCTACAGTACTTTAATGTTAACACTGTAGCGCATTGGCTTACTATTTAGTACATAACACTGCACAGTATAACAGCAACGGTCTCAAACACAAAGACGCATTAGTCAACATTCAACGTTCAATAAATACATTGATAAAGACTCTGATCAATATATTATGATTCAGtatattatttacattttttctcTTCTCTTGGTCAGAATATATTGCTCTATGCATACTTCTCACTTGAGGAAAACGCTGTTAGCCAGCCCAAAAGGGTGAGTTGTATTACAGTAGAACTGTAACAATAATTAGGTTTGTCACAATTTGGCAGCTTGCTACTGGAGGGCTTGGCATCTGGAACAGAGTAAAACAAATTCTGCAATTAAACATTTATTATTATAATCATAagtattataaaaaataaatgtcataTCACACTTAAAATTATTGCATTAAAGGCTTGATCATAAATGATCAAAAAGAAAACCCTTTTCATTGGGTTAGCTGTTACATGTAGCTGTtactgtaactgttactgtagcTAGACCGTCAGGCCAAGGCAGAACCACTATGCTTTAACTCAGAATGATAAGGAACCCACTACAGAGTGGTAGTAGGCTCATTTGTCCGGTCACATCCTGTTTGGCCCAGAGAGGTCAGAGGCTCCAGCTGCACCCCCTCACTCCGTCTTCCAGACCGTGTTGAGAACCTTGACCACCTCCTCATAGATGATGAAGACGATGGCCACATCCAGACACACACGGCCCAGCCGAGGAACCGTCCCCTTATAAAACCTAGAGAACATAGAACAAGAAGAGTAGAACATAGAATTGCATATAGAACCTCAAGAATCCTTATGCTCCTGAAGGGTGTCATGAATAAAGTTTGATTGTATAGAAGAGTATAGTGGTGCACTTACGCTCGTACACCCTCGTGTCTCATGATCTTGACGGCACAGTCCAGTGTACTCTTATACTTATGAGCCTCCAGACCCTTAGAAAGAAAGAAACTGGGTTATTCCCTTAGACAGAGATGGAGTTAAGTCATACATATATTTTTAACACATTCAATCCTTTTAGATCTAAACAAGTGCCCATAGATGTTACCCTATGCTTTACCTGCATCCTGGTCTTGATGACATCCAGTGGGGTGTTCCCGAACACACTGGCTGCTCCTGCAATGGCTCCAAACGTTCCCGTCACCACGGGGTTAATAGCCTTATTGGGGTTATCCCCTGGGAaaaggagacacagacagaatgCTGTTTAACAATCACCCAAGTGACGTACTCTCTTTTGACACTTGTCAAAGAGAGTACCTTTTTACAATTGACCACTAGAGGTCAGCATTTTCTGTGTGGTGTAGATCTGTACTCAAGCTTCCTGATGATGATGGCTCAGGgtgcttttgaccaaagccctatatagggaacaggataTCATCTGGCACGCAACTTTGAAGTCTCATACCTTTGTACCAGTTCCTGAGGGAGGTCATGACGTAGAATCGGATGGCTTGGTTGGAGCCCTGCTTCAGAACGGTGGCTGTCAGGCCCTGGTAGGTCCCCCTAATACCTTGGGGACAAAAGCAGACAGCAGCAGTTAGCATCACTGGATGTAGTAGCAGCATATGCATTATCCTCTTTAAACAGTGGATGTCAGTGTGAATCCACATGTAAGGCCTTTGTTGACTGCTCCAGTTTAGGGTGGTAGGACCAGATTACcctccctaaaccctaaccttaccaTGGAGAAATGCAAAAGTGATCTTAGATCAGTGTCTATGGTTAACCTCCCCCTACACCTTTCTTACCTTGGGTTCTGATGATCTCCCTGACTCCATGGTAGAAGCCTCTGTATTTGGGCTTGACTGAAGACTGGTCGTGGATGAACTTAACCTTGAGAAAGAACACAGGGACAGTGTGatcgccaaacacacacacacacttttattaACAATCCCACGCCTGCTCCAGGAAAATAGCATTATCACTTTTTCCCATTGTTCCTTATTATTTTATTATCAGTTTCTCAGAGCACTGAGAGCAGACAAGACAGCCTTGGGCTTTACTTCAGAGAATATCAAAGAGTACCCTCCTTGAACCATCGGGTCAACTCACCCTCATACAGCTGTTGGATTAGACAGTTAACAAATCTAGAGACTGATTTGGGATCAGCTCTTTCTACCCATCTCCACATCTAAAacagatagcctagcggttagagtgttgggccagtaaccatgGGTCgctagttcaaatccccaagctgacaaggtgaaaatatgtcgatgtgcccttgagcaaggcacttaacccgcaTTTCTCCAGGGTTGCCGCTGATAATGtcagaccctggctgtgacctcaatctctgagggtgtctcagggagagtgggatatgcaaaaaaaacacATCTTCAATtcacatgtgtgaaataggaaaaatataagcacccaccaaatgatTATTAAATATTATTATCATCAGCTGAACAGCCAATCTGACCTCAGATCAGTGGGTAGGGGATGTCATTGACACTGAATCTGAGAGTGGAAAATAGAGAGGTGGGcatggaggagagaaagggaggaggagagagacagggagaggggtatagaggagagaaaggggagagagacaggaagaggagaggaggaggaggaggagaaggagagcgacaggaagaggagaggaaggggagagagacaggaagaggagggggtataggggagagagacaggaagaggaggggctataggggagagagacaggaagaggagggggtaTAGAGGAGAGGACGGGGAGATAGACAggaataggagaggaggagagagagacagaaatatgAGAGGGGGGTAGATAGATGCTCTGTCTCAGACGTACCTTGACAGTCTCCATGGGGCAGACTATGACTACAGCCTCCATGACTCCAGCCCCCAGCCCACATAGCAGACCCCTGGTGCTGT
This window of the Salvelinus fontinalis isolate EN_2023a chromosome 28, ASM2944872v1, whole genome shotgun sequence genome carries:
- the LOC129826479 gene encoding tricarboxylate transport protein B, mitochondrial-like, giving the protein MEGNSKFTSLFHRPRCLAAAAPGGKAKLTHPGKAILAGGIAGGIEICITFPTEYVKTQLQLDEKANPPKYRGIGDCVKQTVHGHGVRGLYRGLSSLLYGSIPKSAVRFGVFEYLSNHARDEAGKLNSTRGLLCGLGAGVMEAVVIVCPMETVKVKFIHDQSSVKPKYRGFYHGVREIIRTQGIRGTYQGLTATVLKQGSNQAIRFYVMTSLRNWYKGDNPNKAINPVVTGTFGAIAGAASVFGNTPLDVIKTRMQGLEAHKYKSTLDCAVKIMRHEGVRAFYKGTVPRLGRVCLDVAIVFIIYEEVVKVLNTVWKTE